In Centropristis striata isolate RG_2023a ecotype Rhode Island chromosome 8, C.striata_1.0, whole genome shotgun sequence, the genomic window CTCTAGTATGGCTTTAGTTTAAAGCCTGCAAATTACTGTGTAGTTATTTAGTATATGTGGTATCAATAACATAACAACAGTAAATACAGTTAATGTAAGTATTTTCTAAATTACtgcatgcatttttaataattatgggGTAAATTAACATTGAGTATTGAGCTATATCGTACAAATTACCAACTTTCTGTAAAAAGCATGTATGAGTCATTTCAGCCAATTCAACATGATGTTCTTTTTGTAGATAGCAGTCCCATTTAGAGTGAGATAGACTTTTCGTTCACAAGTCACTATCACAGTGAAGCCACATTGTTTTCAAACTGTTATttggtatttattattttgatgtTAATTTTAGCCATTATTCCATGTACTTCTTATACATAGTAAGTAAATTGtaatatgtacactgtaaaaatgtttgtagaaataacagtaaaacactgtcaaatacatcagaaatagggcgtaaaatgaaaaattgtatatcactgtattaggcacttttaattaccgtaaatcaaagaatagcacaaaacttttttctgtcacaaactggaagaaacacacagttttcacacattttcatgcaaaatttatggagaaataccatgatgtgtgaatgaatgacacaattaccctaaaaataacaggaatattcagtctaaattacagtttgtgctgatatttacatttaaatttacagtagaaaacccactcactgtaatttttacggtgaaattctggcaaccacagctgccggtattttaccgtaaattaaacagattattttttacactgtacttacatttaatactttaaaattattttcaaaaataatgtttttcatgCCAACTTATTCTGTCTATGGGTTCTTTCCCCAAGTGGAGCCCTCTGCCACAGTGAGGTCAGTTGAGGCAGCAGGTAGTCAACATCCCAACATGCTGGTCTGCAGTGTGTACAACTTTTATCCGAAACAAATCAGAGTGACGTGGCTAAGGAACGGAAAGGAGGTGACAACTGACGTGACGTCCACTGAGGAACTACCCAATGGCAACTGGCTTTACCAAATCCACTCCTACCTGGAGTTTACACCCGAACCTGGAGAGAAAATCACCTGTAAGGTGGAACACGCCAGCCTTAAGGAGCCGGGGCTTTATGACTGGGGTAAGCAAGACGGGTTGTATTAACATTAATGCTATCATGGCAAATCTTCATTTGAATACAGACGATTTAGTGtttgtaataaatgtgtttttagacCCAGCACCTGAACTACAGAACAACAAGATGGCCATGGGGACAGCAGGGCTACTGCTGGGTCTGGTGTTTTTGGTTGCTGGGCTGATTTACTACAAGTACAAGAAGAACACTGCTGGTGAGAGACAGGatcaaagtaacacaaacaatTCTCAAATCAAATGCTTTAAACCGTCAGTGTAATAAACTGAGGAACATAATGTGTAGAGAAAAATAGGCctataaagacacaaacaagtCTTTCTACTTTTGATGCCTGTTAAACTCATAGACGTCCCTGCATTAATGCATTTCTGTCAGTGAAGGTATAGGACCCCATCTTACACCCGAAACAAAGCACAGCACAGTGCAATTGTCATTGTTATTTTCTGGCTGATGCAGTTGGTACCTTGTGCCATACTTGGTGCCCAGATTAAACGCCATGTTAACTGACAAAAGTGGAGCTGGACGCCTGCATCAGACACTTAAGATAGTTTTTTATACTTCTCAACACCAAGTTATTCAGCCTCAAAATCAACTATGTGTGTAACTTTGTtctca contains:
- the LOC131976199 gene encoding H-2 class II histocompatibility antigen, E-S beta chain-like, which encodes MCNGSFFSLLLLLLLFSRADALFGYGLIYCQITFPNDMFYAEELYWNNVLQIQYNSNLGKYVGYTEKFKVFADLLNKNPISREAAKRNEEKCKASALVLDSLSKAVEPSATVRSVEAAGSQHPNMLVCSVYNFYPKQIRVTWLRNGKEVTTDVTSTEELPNGNWLYQIHSYLEFTPEPGEKITCKVEHASLKEPGLYDWDPAPELQNNKMAMGTAGLLLGLVFLVAGLIYYKYKKNTAGERQDQSHELVPTG